A section of the Apodemus sylvaticus chromosome 10, mApoSyl1.1, whole genome shotgun sequence genome encodes:
- the Unc119 gene encoding protein unc-119 homolog A isoform X3: MDSGTVLFEIKKPPVSERLPINRRDLDPNAGRFVRYQFTPAFLRLRQVGATVEFTVGDKPVNNFRMIERHYFRNQLLKSFDFHFGFCIPSSKNTCEHIYDFPPLSEELISEMIRHPYETQSDSFYFVDDRLVMHNKADYSYSGTP; the protein is encoded by the exons ATGGACTCAGGGACTGTCCTTTTTGAAATCAAGAAGCCCCCTGTTTCGG AACGGTTGCCCATCAACCGGCGGGACCTGGACCCCAATGCAGGGCGCTTTGTTCGCTACCAGTTCACACCCGCCTTCCTCCGCCTAAGGCAGGTGGGAGCCAC GGTGGAGTTCACAGTGGGAGACAAGCCGGTCAACAACTTCCGCATGATTGAGAGGCACTACTTTCGAAACCAGCTCCTCAAAAGCTTCGACTTCCACTTTGGCTTCTGCATCCCCAGCAGCAAGAACACCTGTGAGCACATCTATGACTTCCCGCCTCTCTCTGAGGAGCTAA TCAGTGAGATGATCCGTCACCCGTATGAGACACAGTCCGACAGCTTCTACTTTGTGGACGATCGGCTGGTGATGCACAACAAAGCAGACTATTCCTACAGTGGGACACCCTGA
- the Unc119 gene encoding protein unc-119 homolog A isoform X1: MCDPPPVGVAKAGRHLGPGRGWGGGRSPFPWLQPAQAAAAAVAAGEDLRPREAMKVKKGGGGTGSGAEPVPGASNRSVEPTREPGAEAESGSESEPEPGPGPRLGPLQGKQPIGPEDVLGLQRITGDYLCSPEENIYKIDFVRFKIRDMDSGTVLFEIKKPPVSERLPINRRDLDPNAGRFVRYQFTPAFLRLRQVGATVEFTVGDKPVNNFRMIERHYFRNQLLKSFDFHFGFCIPSSKNTCEHIYDFPPLSEELISEMIRHPYETQSDSFYFVDDRLVMHNKADYSYSGTP, from the exons ATGTGTGACCCGCCTCCTGTGGGCGTGGCCAAGGCGGGACGGCACCTGGGGCCCGGCCGGGGGTGGGGAGGCGGACGCTCCCCCTTCCCCTGGCTCCAGCCGGCGcaagcagcggcggcggcggtggcggcgggtGAGGATCTGCGGCCCCGCGAGGCCATGAAGGTGAAGAAGGGCGGCGGCGGGACCGGGTCTGGGGCAGAGCCCGTTCCAGGGGCCTCGAACCGGAGCGTGGAGCCCACACGGGAGCCTGGGGCGGAAGCCGAGTCCGGGTCCGAGTCGGAGCCGGAGCCAGGCCCGGGGCCCAGGCTGGGGCCGCTGCAGGGCAAGCAGCCCATCGGGCCGGAGGATGTGCTGGGGCTGCAGCGGATCACGGGCG ACTACCTGTGCTCCCCTGAGGAAAATATCTACAAGATAGACTTCGTCAGGTTCAAGATCCGGGACATGGACTCAGGGACTGTCCTTTTTGAAATCAAGAAGCCCCCTGTTTCGG AACGGTTGCCCATCAACCGGCGGGACCTGGACCCCAATGCAGGGCGCTTTGTTCGCTACCAGTTCACACCCGCCTTCCTCCGCCTAAGGCAGGTGGGAGCCAC GGTGGAGTTCACAGTGGGAGACAAGCCGGTCAACAACTTCCGCATGATTGAGAGGCACTACTTTCGAAACCAGCTCCTCAAAAGCTTCGACTTCCACTTTGGCTTCTGCATCCCCAGCAGCAAGAACACCTGTGAGCACATCTATGACTTCCCGCCTCTCTCTGAGGAGCTAA TCAGTGAGATGATCCGTCACCCGTATGAGACACAGTCCGACAGCTTCTACTTTGTGGACGATCGGCTGGTGATGCACAACAAAGCAGACTATTCCTACAGTGGGACACCCTGA
- the Unc119 gene encoding protein unc-119 homolog A isoform X2, whose protein sequence is MEDYLCSPEENIYKIDFVRFKIRDMDSGTVLFEIKKPPVSERLPINRRDLDPNAGRFVRYQFTPAFLRLRQVGATVEFTVGDKPVNNFRMIERHYFRNQLLKSFDFHFGFCIPSSKNTCEHIYDFPPLSEELISEMIRHPYETQSDSFYFVDDRLVMHNKADYSYSGTP, encoded by the exons ATGGAAG ACTACCTGTGCTCCCCTGAGGAAAATATCTACAAGATAGACTTCGTCAGGTTCAAGATCCGGGACATGGACTCAGGGACTGTCCTTTTTGAAATCAAGAAGCCCCCTGTTTCGG AACGGTTGCCCATCAACCGGCGGGACCTGGACCCCAATGCAGGGCGCTTTGTTCGCTACCAGTTCACACCCGCCTTCCTCCGCCTAAGGCAGGTGGGAGCCAC GGTGGAGTTCACAGTGGGAGACAAGCCGGTCAACAACTTCCGCATGATTGAGAGGCACTACTTTCGAAACCAGCTCCTCAAAAGCTTCGACTTCCACTTTGGCTTCTGCATCCCCAGCAGCAAGAACACCTGTGAGCACATCTATGACTTCCCGCCTCTCTCTGAGGAGCTAA TCAGTGAGATGATCCGTCACCCGTATGAGACACAGTCCGACAGCTTCTACTTTGTGGACGATCGGCTGGTGATGCACAACAAAGCAGACTATTCCTACAGTGGGACACCCTGA